Part of the Listeria innocua genome is shown below.
TCGGAGCACTAAACATGCCAGCAGTTGCAGGCGTTCCAAACGAATTAGTCAATGTAATTATCGCTCTGATTATCTTCTTTGTGGCATCCAGCTACATTATCCGCTGGGCGATGGCAAAATTTAAGAAGGGGGCGAAAGCAGAATGACAGCCATTTTAGCGACAATTGTTTCTAGTACACTGCTTATGGCAGGCCCACTAATTTTTACCGCACTCGGGGGCGTTTATTCAGAACGAGGCGGTGTGGTTAATATTGGACTAGAAGGTATGATGGTTATGGGAGCATTCTCAGCTATCGTCTTTAACCTTACTTTCCAAGATACTTTTGGCAATTTAACTCCTTGGATATCACTTATTGCGGCTATGGTCGTTGGGGGATTATTCTCTCTTGTTCATGCCGTTGCAACAATTAACTTCCGCGCTGACCACGTAATCAGTGGTGTAGCGATTAACTTTTTAGCAACTGGTCTATCTTTATTCCTTGTAAAAGTAATTTATGATAAAGGCCAAACTGACCAAATTAAATATTACTTTGGTAAACCAGATATTCCTGTTTTAAGTGATATTCCAGTTATTGGTGATATTTTCTTTAAAAACATTCCGGTGATGAGTTATGTGGCGATTCTATTTGCAATCGCATCGTGGTTTATCATTTATAAAACGCGCTTTGGTTTACGTCTTCGTTCTGTAGGGGAACATCCTCTTGCAGCTGATACGATGGGAATTAAAGTACGTTGGATGAGATACCAAGGTGTTATCATCTCTGGTATTCTTGGTGGTCTAGGTGGTGCAGTTTACGCGCAATCCTTTACACTTGATTTCGGACACGCAACTATTTCCGGTCAAGGTTATATGGCCCTTGCAGCAATGATCTTTGGTAAATGGAATCCACTTGGAGCAATGGGAGCAGCAATCTTCTTCGGTTTTGCGCAATGTTTGGCAATTACTGGGGGCTCGCTACCGTTTTTCAAAGACATTCCAGACGTTTACTTACAAATTGCGCCTTATGTATTAACAATCCTCGCGCTTGTTGGATTTATCGGTAAATCCGAAGCTCCAAAAGCAGATGGTGTCAACTACATTAAAGGCAAATAAAACATTAGGACAGCCTAGATATTATTCTAGGCTGTTTTTTTATGCTAGAAAATTGTGTGTGGCAACAACTTAGGATACAATAGGAAAGTGAGATCATTGCTTGAAAGGAGCATTATAATGACAGACAAAATATTTCAAGAAAAAGTTGGTCCGGTTGCACTAACAATCGTTCCCACCCAAAAATATAAATCTAATAAAATTGTTTTTAAATTTCGCGCTCCATTAGAGAGAGAAACAGTTACAAAAAGATCATTATTATCAATTTTGCTAGAAACAAACAGTGAAAAATATCCGACGCAAACGGCTTTCAGAAAACAGTTAGCTAACTTATATGGCGCAAACTTCTATACAACTACGGCCAAAAAAGGAAATGAACACGTTTTAACTGTCGTTTTCGATATGATAGACGGTCAATATGTTTCTGATGGCGAGAATATTTTAAAAGATGCATTTGCTTTTATTGAACAAGCTATATTTCAGCCAAATGCAACAAATGGCGCTTTTGATGAAGAAATAGTTGTTCGTGAAAAAGAGAATTTAAAAAGCAGTTTAGAAGGAATTTATGATGATAAAATTCGTTTTGCTTCTAAAAGACTAGTAGAAGAAATGTTCCGAGACGATGAATTCCGCTTCGGGGCGGCAGGGGTTTTAGAAGACGTTGATGCCATTACAGCAAAAGATTTATATGAATACTATTTGAAATTCATCAAAGAAGATGTCATTGAAATTTTTATCTGCGGCGATGTAACAAAAGAAGAAGTTATGCCGCTTATCGAAAAGATGGCTTTTTCACCGCGTCCAGAACGAAAAGGTGTTTTCTATACAAAAGAGGCCCCAAAAGAAACTCGTGTCATCCATGAGCAACAAGCAATTAATCAAGGGAAACTAGTGCTTGGGTATCAAACAGAAACATTATTTGGAGACGATGATTTTGTTGCTCTTCAACTCGCTAATGGACTTTTAGGTGGCTTTGCAAATTCCAAAATCTTTATCAATGTTCGTGAAAAAGCAAGTCTAGCTTACTATGCTTCCAGTCGAATTGATTCTTTTAAAGGCTATATGATAATTTCAGCTGGAATTGATGAAGTGAATTATAAACAAGCTTTAACCATTATTGAAGAACAAATCGTCGCAATGAAACAAGGCGATTTCACTGAAGACGAATTAAATCAAACAAAAGAAATGCTCATTAATCAATTGCTTGAAAC
Proteins encoded:
- a CDS encoding ABC transporter permease, giving the protein MTAILATIVSSTLLMAGPLIFTALGGVYSERGGVVNIGLEGMMVMGAFSAIVFNLTFQDTFGNLTPWISLIAAMVVGGLFSLVHAVATINFRADHVISGVAINFLATGLSLFLVKVIYDKGQTDQIKYYFGKPDIPVLSDIPVIGDIFFKNIPVMSYVAILFAIASWFIIYKTRFGLRLRSVGEHPLAADTMGIKVRWMRYQGVIISGILGGLGGAVYAQSFTLDFGHATISGQGYMALAAMIFGKWNPLGAMGAAIFFGFAQCLAITGGSLPFFKDIPDVYLQIAPYVLTILALVGFIGKSEAPKADGVNYIKGK
- the yfmF gene encoding EF-P 5-aminopentanol modification-associated protein YfmF produces the protein MTDKIFQEKVGPVALTIVPTQKYKSNKIVFKFRAPLERETVTKRSLLSILLETNSEKYPTQTAFRKQLANLYGANFYTTTAKKGNEHVLTVVFDMIDGQYVSDGENILKDAFAFIEQAIFQPNATNGAFDEEIVVREKENLKSSLEGIYDDKIRFASKRLVEEMFRDDEFRFGAAGVLEDVDAITAKDLYEYYLKFIKEDVIEIFICGDVTKEEVMPLIEKMAFSPRPERKGVFYTKEAPKETRVIHEQQAINQGKLVLGYQTETLFGDDDFVALQLANGLLGGFANSKIFINVREKASLAYYASSRIDSFKGYMIISAGIDEVNYKQALTIIEEQIVAMKQGDFTEDELNQTKEMLINQLLETNDQAQGLIELAYNNVLREANLDLENWIIKIKQATKQEVVAAINKIKPDTIYFLSKGGEELHGKNHI